A stretch of Sinimarinibacterium sp. NLF-5-8 DNA encodes these proteins:
- a CDS encoding YjbF family lipoprotein, whose translation MRRSLLNVWHVVMRSAILLPVLLLGACNTGRVAYQGLTQGGQLPSELGRPLMTLSQLPYASAYLRVGAQFQAFAVLAMVSDDGVQTWYGKNGLTLQISQDQLLYTHGLPRDVAESFAGAPRRADDSVDCGDGVRVPLTAALSYVRLRDDPVYLQTTRLRARCTRAQLVTPGYSGPVLRITEDYVFPPHPQPQVRTRWLIESTRQLLRLEYAEHPFYPALELYLIKPVDAGKPRGG comes from the coding sequence ATGCGCCGTAGCCTCTTGAACGTGTGGCATGTGGTGATGCGCAGCGCCATCCTGCTGCCGGTGTTGCTGCTGGGGGCCTGCAACACTGGACGTGTGGCTTATCAGGGACTGACCCAGGGTGGGCAGCTGCCGTCCGAATTGGGACGGCCGCTGATGACGCTGTCACAACTGCCGTATGCCTCGGCGTATCTGCGCGTTGGTGCGCAATTTCAGGCGTTTGCGGTGCTGGCGATGGTGTCGGACGACGGGGTGCAGACTTGGTACGGCAAAAATGGCTTGACCCTGCAGATCAGCCAGGATCAATTGCTGTACACCCACGGATTGCCACGGGATGTTGCCGAATCCTTTGCGGGTGCGCCGCGCCGTGCCGACGACTCGGTGGACTGCGGTGATGGCGTGCGCGTGCCGCTGACTGCGGCGCTGTCTTATGTGCGCCTGCGTGACGATCCGGTTTATCTTCAGACCACACGTCTGCGCGCGCGCTGCACGCGCGCGCAGCTGGTCACGCCCGGCTACTCCGGGCCGGTGCTGCGGATTACCGAAGACTACGTTTTTCCGCCGCATCCGCAGCCGCAGGTCAGAACGCGCTGGCTAATTGAGTCCACGCGGCAACTGCTGCGGCTGGAATATGCCGAACACCCCTTCTATCCGGCGCTGGAGCTGTATCTGATCAAGCCCGTTGATGCGGGCAAGCCACGCGGCGGATAA
- a CDS encoding YjbH domain-containing protein — translation MSRYGHTWWLLALALLAHPLQAQESRPLYGISGAPALITVPTALMPQPGTIGFGFSSASPYNTLYLVAQPADWLHVGMRYVAITSRHYNDISTNSQSYKDKSFDLAVRAWDESRWRPAVAVSISDLGGTGLFAGESIVATKHFGRWVATLGLGFGRLGTRGDLSNPVASLIPRARNRELLAYADRQGGIPAIGDWFGGRRASIIGGIEWAPAYKPWSIQLELDGNDYSIEPVPDESLPGPGPVKGRLDVASRLNIGMRYQLPGSWFAGVAYVRGNTLVGHVGIAPRLGRDHAPPTPLPAARHLQYPPSLAEMPLLDSEQGVNDWTADLVRSKIYPHAAAIDPDQGTLTLWQTNRLSESSLDALRVVGRKTLARLPDEIQQIEVVDVVGGLDALQLSADRATLDAEARGQLSTDQLRQRVTMSARPEITRAQAQYPQLLVYPSWRYGIEPAFRTNIGGADGFLIGQVVAKPFASLQLTPRLGMIAAAGVNLLNNLDRLNDPAPSGNLPAVRSDLNRFQTSSSAAYLDRWMANYMLPLAEDWFARISGGYLEEMYGGIASEILYRPVASAWALGLDLNYVKKRSYAQWLGFQDYQVATGHLTGYYRAPRQGVVVKLSAGRYLARDWGATLDVAREFRNGVVIGAFATQTNVSSADFGEGSFDKGVYLRIPLGVLVPGRSRGDVNFSYRFLSRDGGQKVRNGRQLYSVFGRYTAEQLDAP, via the coding sequence ATGAGCCGATACGGGCACACATGGTGGCTGCTGGCCCTGGCATTGCTGGCGCACCCGCTGCAGGCGCAGGAGAGCAGACCCCTGTATGGCATCTCGGGCGCGCCTGCATTGATCACCGTTCCTACGGCGTTGATGCCGCAGCCGGGAACCATCGGCTTTGGATTTTCCAGCGCTTCGCCTTACAACACGCTGTATCTGGTTGCGCAGCCGGCGGATTGGCTGCATGTGGGGATGCGCTATGTGGCGATCACCAGCCGCCATTACAACGATATTTCGACCAATAGCCAGTCGTATAAGGACAAATCATTTGATCTGGCCGTGCGCGCATGGGATGAATCGCGCTGGCGCCCTGCGGTGGCGGTGTCGATCAGCGATCTTGGGGGAACCGGGCTGTTTGCGGGCGAATCGATTGTGGCCACCAAACACTTCGGTCGTTGGGTTGCCACGCTGGGATTGGGTTTTGGGCGGCTGGGGACGCGCGGTGATCTGAGTAATCCGGTTGCCTCTTTGATTCCTCGCGCCAGGAATCGTGAATTGCTGGCGTATGCCGACCGACAGGGCGGCATTCCGGCCATCGGTGACTGGTTTGGCGGACGTCGTGCCAGCATCATCGGTGGCATCGAATGGGCCCCCGCGTACAAACCGTGGTCGATTCAGCTGGAGCTGGATGGCAACGATTACTCGATTGAGCCAGTGCCCGATGAAAGCCTGCCGGGGCCGGGGCCGGTCAAGGGGCGTCTGGACGTGGCGTCACGGCTGAATATCGGCATGCGCTACCAGTTGCCGGGCAGCTGGTTTGCCGGCGTCGCCTATGTGCGCGGCAATACACTGGTCGGGCATGTCGGGATTGCGCCGCGATTGGGGCGGGATCATGCGCCGCCGACGCCATTGCCGGCTGCGCGCCATCTGCAATATCCGCCCAGCCTGGCCGAGATGCCGTTGCTGGACAGTGAGCAAGGGGTCAATGACTGGACCGCCGATCTGGTGCGCAGCAAGATTTATCCGCACGCGGCAGCAATCGACCCCGATCAGGGCACCTTGACGCTATGGCAGACCAACCGGCTCAGTGAGTCGAGTCTGGATGCCTTGCGCGTGGTGGGGCGTAAAACCTTGGCGCGTTTGCCGGATGAGATTCAGCAGATTGAGGTGGTGGATGTGGTGGGCGGCCTGGATGCGCTGCAGCTGTCGGCCGATCGGGCGACGCTGGATGCCGAAGCGCGCGGGCAGCTTTCAACAGACCAGCTCAGGCAGCGGGTGACAATGAGCGCGCGCCCTGAGATCACGCGCGCGCAGGCACAGTATCCGCAATTGCTGGTCTACCCTTCATGGCGGTACGGCATTGAGCCGGCGTTTCGCACCAATATCGGCGGTGCCGATGGCTTTTTGATCGGCCAGGTGGTTGCCAAACCGTTTGCGAGTCTGCAACTGACGCCGCGTCTGGGCATGATTGCGGCCGCGGGGGTCAATCTCCTGAATAATCTGGATCGGCTCAACGATCCCGCGCCGTCCGGCAATCTGCCGGCCGTGCGTAGCGATCTGAACCGTTTTCAGACCAGCTCATCTGCCGCGTATCTTGATCGCTGGATGGCAAATTACATGCTGCCGCTGGCCGAAGACTGGTTTGCGCGTATTTCTGGCGGCTATCTGGAAGAAATGTATGGCGGCATCGCTTCCGAAATCCTCTACCGGCCGGTAGCGTCTGCGTGGGCGCTGGGGCTGGATCTCAACTACGTCAAGAAACGCAGCTATGCACAGTGGCTGGGATTCCAGGATTACCAGGTGGCCACCGGGCATCTGACCGGCTACTACCGCGCGCCGCGTCAGGGGGTGGTCGTTAAGCTCAGCGCGGGCCGTTATCTTGCCCGCGACTGGGGCGCCACGCTGGATGTGGCGCGTGAGTTCCGTAATGGCGTGGTGATCGGGGCGTTTGCCACCCAGACCAACGTGTCGTCGGCGGATTTTGGTGAGGGCTCGTTCGATAAAGGCGTGTATCTGCGCATTCCGCTGGGTGTGCTGGTGCCGGGGCGAAGTCGCGGTGATGTGAATTTCTCGTATCGCTTCCTGTCGCGCGATGGCGGTCAGAAAGTCCGCAATGGCCGTCAGCTGTATTCCGTTTTTGGGCGTTATACCGCGGAGCAGCTCGATGCGCCGTAG